The Solirubrobacterales bacterium nucleotide sequence AGCGGCCGGAGGGGCGCTCCGGCATCTGGATGCGGGCCATCGCCTTGACCATGAACCAGAACAGGGCCGAGAGCCCCACCACCAGGAACCCGGTGCTGATGATCTGGACTGCCGAGGTCGCCATGACCAGCCCGAGCACGCCGGCGATGATCAGCAGCACCAGTGACATCTGGAAGCCGAGTACCGCCCAGTAGCGAGCCCGCCACATTCCCCAGCCCATCATCGAGACGATCAGCGCGAGAAATGCCCACTGGGTGACGTTGACCGACTCGCCGTTCACCTTGGCCCCGGTGAAGAGCGCGATCCCGCAGGAGACCCAGAGGATCACCGCGACCCCGGTCGAGAGAACTGCCCCGACGGTGACCGCCCCCGGCCGTTCCCCGGGGTCGAGTGGAACCAGTGACTCCCGGACCGTCCGGTTCTTCTCTTCGGCCCGGGCGTAGCCGGCCCGCATTCGCTCCGGCCCGGTAGCTGCCGCCCGGGCCGGATCCGGGCTGCCCCCCCGGGCCTTGCGGCGCCGGGGCGCGGGTCGGGCCTCGCGATCGCCTTCGGGTTCAGCCACCGGGAGCCACCCGACTGCCGATCGAGGCGAAGGCCCGGCGGAGAGCTTCGGCGACCCCGGTCGGATCCTCGGCATCGCGCAGCGCCCGCACCACACAGATCCGTCGGGCTCCGGCGGTCAGAACCTCAACCACATTTTCGGGGTTGATCCCGCCGATCGCAAAGAACGGCAGGGTCACGGTCCGGGCGGCGTGGGTGACCAGGTCGAGACCGACCGCGGGCCGTCCGGCCTTGGTCGGCGTTTCCCAGACCGGCCCGACCGAGATGTGGTCGATCCGGTGTTCGCTGTTCATCCGGTGGGCGGCCGTGATCTGGTCCTCGCTGTGGGTGGAGAGACCGAGGAGTCGGTCCGGACCGATGATCCGGCGGGCGTCGGCAACCGGGATGTCATCCTGGCCGATGTGGACCCCGTCCGCATTCAGGGCGACCGCCAGCTCCGGGTCGTCATTGACGATGAATGGAACCCCGTAGGTGTCGGCAATTCGGCGGAAGGTACCGGCCGAACGTTCAACCACCCGGGTCGAGGCCTCCTTCTCCCGGAGCTGAAGGATGTCGACCCCGCCGTCGAGGGCAGCCCGTAGCAGGGGTTCCGGATCATCCCCGCCCGGCTGGGCGTCGCAAACGAAATACAGCCGCGCATTCCTGAGCCGCTCGCGACGGAGGGCGCCGATTCCATCTTCCGGGCCGAAGCTCATGGACCGAGGATAGACCCGACCGGTTCCACACAACATCGTGGCGGGAGTGAATCGAGCGACATGCCGGACAGCGGCGGACGCTACGATCGTCCTACGGGAGCCCGGACGCGCGGGCTGAGAGGGTGGCGACGCGGCCACCGACCGCTTGAACCTGATCCGGGTAATGCCGGTGTGAGGGAGGGCGGTCCTGACCGAAAGGCGACCGAAATCCGATGAGCCAAACGCCGCAAGACCAGATCGATGCCGTGACGACGCCCTCCCACGATGTGATCGTGATCGGGGCCGGGGTGATCGGGCTGGCGGTCGCCTGGGACCTGAGTTCCCGCGGGGCGCGGGTCGCGGTCTTCGAGCGGGACCGCCCGGGACAGGCGACCAGTCGGGTCGCAGCCGGAATGCTGGCTCCGGTCGGCGAACTCGATTTCGGTGACCGGGAGCTGCTTGAACTGAATCTCGCCTCGGCGCGGCTCTACCCGGAACTGGCCCGTAGGCTGGAGGCGGTCTCCGGACTGGACGCGGGTCTGATCGACAACGGGGCGCTCCACGTGGCGCTCGATCGTGACGAGGCCGGTGAGCTGAAACGCATCCTGGAGCTGCAGCAGAGCTGCGGCCTTGACTCAAAGTGGCTTGGACCGGCCGCCGCCCGTGAAGTCGAACCGGCGCTCAATCCCGAACTGGCCGGGGCGGTCCTCGCCGCCGGTGATGCGGTGGTCGATCCCCGGGCGCTCTGTGCGGCCCTGGTCGGGGCGATCGAGACCACCGGGTCCACGATCCGCTCCGGGTCCGCGGTCGAGTCCCTGCTCACGGTGGACGGACGGCCGTGGTCCGGTCGTGGTCCGGTCGGCGGGGTCCGGTTGAGCGACGGCAGTGAACACTTCGCCCCGGTAGTGGTTGCCGCGGCCGGCCCCGAGTCGGGCCGGGTCGACTGGCTGCCCGCGGAGCTGCGCCCCCCGGTTCGCCCGGTCAAGGGGCAGGTGGTCGAGCTCCAGGGGGACCCGGGGGATCCGGTGGTCTCCCGGATCGTCGGCACGGAACGCGTGTACGTGGCCCCCCGCCGGGACGGCCGGGTGATTCTGGGGGCGACCGTCGAGGAGATGGATTTCGACCCGAGGGTCACCGCCGGCGGGGTCCACGAGATGCTGCGTGAGGGGTACCGGCTGATCCCGGAGATCGCCGAGCTCGAGTTCATCGGGGCGGAGACCGGGTTCCGGCCGGGCACCCCGGACAACATGCCGGTGATCGGTCCGGTCGCGGAAGGGTTGATTCTGGCGACCGGGCACTACCGGAACGGGATCCTGCTGGCCCCGGTCACCGCGCAGACGGTTGCCGGGCTGGTCGCCGGAGATCCGCTGGATGGCCCGGCCGCGGTCGCCGATCCCGGTCGTTTCAACCGGAGCCGAAAGGGAGTCACCTGATGAGCGAG carries:
- the thiO gene encoding glycine oxidase ThiO, translating into MSQTPQDQIDAVTTPSHDVIVIGAGVIGLAVAWDLSSRGARVAVFERDRPGQATSRVAAGMLAPVGELDFGDRELLELNLASARLYPELARRLEAVSGLDAGLIDNGALHVALDRDEAGELKRILELQQSCGLDSKWLGPAAAREVEPALNPELAGAVLAAGDAVVDPRALCAALVGAIETTGSTIRSGSAVESLLTVDGRPWSGRGPVGGVRLSDGSEHFAPVVVAAAGPESGRVDWLPAELRPPVRPVKGQVVELQGDPGDPVVSRIVGTERVYVAPRRDGRVILGATVEEMDFDPRVTAGGVHEMLREGYRLIPEIAELEFIGAETGFRPGTPDNMPVIGPVAEGLILATGHYRNGILLAPVTAQTVAGLVAGDPLDGPAAVADPGRFNRSRKGVT
- the thiE gene encoding thiamine phosphate synthase; the encoded protein is MSFGPEDGIGALRRERLRNARLYFVCDAQPGGDDPEPLLRAALDGGVDILQLREKEASTRVVERSAGTFRRIADTYGVPFIVNDDPELAVALNADGVHIGQDDIPVADARRIIGPDRLLGLSTHSEDQITAAHRMNSEHRIDHISVGPVWETPTKAGRPAVGLDLVTHAARTVTLPFFAIGGINPENVVEVLTAGARRICVVRALRDAEDPTGVAEALRRAFASIGSRVAPGG